One Euphorbia lathyris chromosome 1, ddEupLath1.1, whole genome shotgun sequence DNA segment encodes these proteins:
- the LOC136221988 gene encoding pentatricopeptide repeat-containing protein At1g79080, chloroplastic: MAILVNSVNPASGFFSFSPNKGFRRVLASTQITISSKDSVISLPNWRIGKSDQRNREIRLNDAFYHLEHIVKKRNKPDFVQATQLLYDLSKSGKMKKAIRVMEMMIESGIIPDAASYTFLVNHLCKKGNIGHAMQLVEKMEEFGYPTSTVTYNSLIKGLCMHGNLNKSLLFLDRLMRKGLIPNAFTFSSLLEAAYKEKGVNAAMGLLDEIIAKGGVPNLVSYNVLLTGLCKEGRIEDAIRFFRDFPSKGFNPNVVSYNILLRSLCYDGRWEEANQLLSEMDGGERAPTIVTYNILIGSLAFHGRTEHALQIIDEMMRGPFRPTATSYNPIIARLCKERKVDVVVKCLDEMIYHRCSPNEGTFNAIAVLCKEGMVQEAFSLIQSLGNKQNSSVHDFYKAVVSSLCRKGNTYPAFQLLYEMTKYGFSPDSYTYSSLIRGLCTERMLYGAMGVFELLEEDHYKPDVDNYNALILGFCKAQRTDLSLKVFETMVNKGYIPSETTYTIIVEGIIHEGKKKLGAEVLSELYARKVMTQNTVERLFMQYDLEIVPL; encoded by the coding sequence ATGGCAATCTTGGTAAATTCAGTTAATCCAGCTTCTGGGTTCTTTTCATTTTCACCCAATAAGGGATTTAGAAGAGTTTTAGCATCAACCCAGATTACAATTTCCTCAAAAGATTCTGTTATCTCACTACCCAATTGGAGAATTGGAAAGAGTGACCAGAGAAATAGAGAAATTAGGCTCAATGATGCTTTTTATCACTTAGAACATATAGTTAAGAAGAGAAACAAGCCTGATTTTGTTCAAGCAACACAGCTTTTATATGATTTGTCCAAATCAGGTAAGATGAAGAAGGCAATTAGAGTTATGGAGATGATGATTGAGTCTGGTATTATTCCTGATGCTGCATCTTATACATTCTTGGTTAATCATTTGTGCAAAAAGGGGAACATTGGACATGCTATGCAATTAGTTGAAAAAATGGAGGAATTTGGGTATCCAACAAGTACTGTTACTTATAATTCACTTATTAAAGGCCTTTGTATGCATGGAAACTTGAATAAAAGCTTGTTGTTTCTAGATAGATTGATGCGGAAAGGTTTGATTCCGAACGCGTTTACGTTTTCTTCCTTGCTTGAAGCTGCTTATAAGGAGAAGGGAGTGAATGCAGCAATGGGGCTTTTGGATGAGATCATTGCAAAGGGTGGCGTGCCTAATTTGGTTAGTTATAATGTTCTCTTAACTGGGTTGTGTAAGGAAGGAAGAATCGAGGATGCGATTCGGTTCTTTCGGGATTTTCCTTCGAAAGGGTTTAATCCCAATGTTGTTAGCTATAATATCCTGTTGAGAAGCCTTTGTTATGATGGGAGATGGGAAGAGGCTAATCAGCTTCTATCCGAGATGGATGGTGGAGAACGTGCTCCGACGATTGTTACGTATAATATACTAATTGGTTCACTTGCCTTCCATGGAAGGACAGAACATGCTCTTCAGATTATCGATGAAATGATGAGAGGACCGTTTAGGCCTACTGCTACGAGCTATAATCCGATTATTGCCCGTCTTTGCAAAGAGAGGAAGGTGGATGTTGTGGTTAAGTGTCTAGACGAAATGATCTATCATCGATGTAGTCCGAACGAGGGAACTTTCAATGCCATCGCGGTTCTCTGCAAAGAGGGGATGGTGCAGGAGGCGTTCTCTTTAATTCAAAGCTTGGGGAACAAACAGAACTCGTCGGTCCACGATTTTTATAAAGCTGTGGTGTCAAGTTTGTGCAGAAAAGGGAACACATATCCAGCATTTCAGCTATTGTATGAGATGACGAAGTACGGATTTTCTCCGGATTCATACACTTATTCGTCGCTGATACGAGGACTATGCACGGAGCGAATGCTATATGGAGCAATGGGGGTTTTTGAGTTACTGGAGGAAGATCATTACAAGCCTGATGTGGACAATTACAATGCTCTTATACTAGGATTCTGTAAAGCTCAGAGAACAGATTTGTCGTTGAAGGTTTTCGAGACGATGGTGAACAAAGGGTACATTCCTAGCGAGACAACGTATACGATCATAGTAGAAGGCATCATTCATGAAGGAAAGAAGAAGTTAGGAGCAGAAGTTTTAAGTGAGTTGTATGCGAGAAAGGTAATGACTCAGAACACAGTTGAAAGACTATTTATGCAATATGACCTTGAGATTGTACCCTTGTGA